From the genome of Oryza glaberrima chromosome 1, OglaRS2, whole genome shotgun sequence:
aatacaattattatgggacggaggaagtacagaATTACTGATGATGAAGGGAAGTAGCGGATGATTTATGGCATTTCAACGTATACTTGTTAATCCACTTTCCATTAATTTCTCTCCATCCTACCAGTTAAGTACACATGGAATTTGTTAATATCAGTTACTCAATACAATAACTAAACACCACATCACTACATCACCACATATTAGAATTCAGAAACAGGGGTCAAACTATAAACTGGTACAAATCGCTCTAGTCAGTCGTCACAGCTTTGTGGTTTGTGTCACAACCTGGTGAGGACGACCCCAATCTGGACGCTCTTCACCTCATCTCTCTCCATGGACGCGCGCGGTGACGAGCTCGGTGTACTTGGTGAAGAGCGCATCGACGATAAAAGGAATTTGACTTGTGACGGTATACCTTGAAGTAACTTGTAGGATTCAAGACTTTGGTAAGGACTAAGGAAGTTGAAAACTTGTTAGCACCATCATAGCCTATTTATtgtttgagtaaattgcactggcggtccttaaacttgtaacaaggtttcacttaggtccacgaacttgcaaagcgcatatcgaggtctctaaacttggtttattgtatcatcccggtccaaagccgtGTTTGACTATGTTCTtacctacgtggcacgccatgtggacgatgacatggcacaaattttaattttcctttttttttctctccttcctccaccTCTAGATGCATCTATGGCAGgcaaagggagagagggagccagCGAGACCGGTGCGAGGAGGCCGTGGGCGGGGTCGGCGacctggcggcggcgcaggagagAGGCGGTTGCCGACCGGTGCGAGGAGGCTGTGGCCGGGGTTGGCGACCTGGCGGCGGTGCAGGAGAGAGGAGCTGGCGGCTgtcgagaggagaggaaaacTCGGCAGCGGCGTCGTCTTTGCTCGAGCGGaaacgggcggcggcgatggaaaGGAGAGGCCGGCATGGGGGAGCTCGGggcagcggcgtcggcgcgggcggTCGCGTGCGAGGCAACCGGCACGCGACGACGCGGTTGAGGCGACAGCGGCGTGTCGGCGCGGCGCAGCTTGGCACGGCGCCGGGAGAGGGGCAGCGGTGGGATAAGGGAGGGGAGCTCAGTGTGGGAGAGGAGGCTGCCCAGGCCGGGCATGGCACGAGGCAGCGGGGCGGTGGCCgagcgcggcggcacggccggGCGTGCGCACGGGAGGGAGGCGGCACAGCTCAGGAGGAAGGTGGTGCGGCGCGGTGGCTTGGCCACGCGCGGCTAGGAGGCGACAccgaggggaggagaggaggaagggacaCGCGGCTGGGAGGCGCCGCGCGGCGTGTCCTTCCCCAATCACCGtcgtcctccctccctcccgtcaACGAGGCTTTGGCTGCCCCGGCGACACCTCCCCCCTCGCGCACCTCAGCCGCTTCTGCATGAATGACGTGCCGCCCTCCTCTTCGCCCCACCACTCCGGCGGTGGCCCCCACATGGCCGTtgtcgccgtcgagctcgcgCTGCCCAGCTCGAGCTCGCCCCACCGctccgctgccgtcgtcgagcTCGGGCCCGCCGACGCCTCCCCCCGCACACGCGGCCGCGGTCGGCGACCCCTCCCCCCGGGAGCGGCTGGCGACACCACCCCCCGTGCGCGCCTCGGCCTCTTCGCCCCACCACTCCGGCGGTAGCCCTCACATGGCCGTTGTCGCCGTCGAGCTTACGCCGCTGAGCACGAGCTCGCCTTGCCACCCCGCTGCTGCGGCTTCTCTCCTCCCGCCAGCCGacacccgcgcgccgctcctctcctcccatccgCCGGCGCCCGAGCACGCCCGCGCCGCTCCTGCCCCGCGTCCCCTCCGACCACACGaggtgaggaaggagagaaaagatggggagaaaaaaaggaaaattaaaaTTTGTGCCATGTCATCGTCTACGTGGCGTGTTACGGAGGCAAGATCACGGTCAAAccggctttggaccgggatgatacaataaaccaagtttagggatctcgaTATGCGCTTtgtaagttcgtggacctaagtgaaacatcgttacaagtttaagaaccgctagtgtaatttactcttattGTTTTATAAGCCacaaacaaaatttaattttaaaatattaaagttAATTTTGTGTTCTTTCTTCTTAATGTTTTTTTAGCCTTGGTGGTCTTTTGAACTGATTAGAGATATGGAAAGTTTTACACTTAAAtcgttttgtttctttctttatattttatagATTTGTTAATCTTACATGAACAGTTATTTCTGTGTGATATTAAAAACCTTTACTATGTGGAAGTaacattattaaattatttttcccCACATTTTATATTAATCACTGTATATATCttcacatacatatatagattGTTTTTTCAACAGTACTTTTTCTTCATGAAATACAATAATTGTATGCCTATATAGGATTGTGTCATCATGTATCTTAGTTTACTTATCATACCATTTTTAAAACGGGTTAAGAAAAACAGCTATAATTGTTTTCTTGAGGCCCATAAGAGCTTCACGGAGCCTAGCCGAGTAGCGTCCGTGGGCTCATCGTCTCATAGTCATACTCACATGGTACTGCATACCAAGTAGATAAAGGAGCGTCAGTAATTTGGTGGGGAATAAATCCATATCGTCGATTAATACACCTTATTACATGCACGAGGACAAGAACCTGCTGAGTAGAATCTCACCTGCTCCACCATTAGCAtctaaagttaaaaaaaaacaattagtaTCAAAGGCATCAACACGTTTGGCAGCTAATACcctcctgatttttttttttggtcgcACTGCACTCACTGGCTGCACGTCATTTGATTATGCATGTTCCGGCCCGGCGATATTTAATTATGCGTGTTTTAGCAAACTTCTTCATCGACCGGCACGTCCATCGTCATCACACGTAGTCTTAGCAATCTCACTGAAATAAAATTGGTTGGTTGGAACCAGTGACTAACAACGAATACATCAGCCAAGTAGGACAAACTAATCCAACCAAAACGATGCCTCTCCATCAAATCCTGTGGGAACGGACCGTTCCACAAGCCTACTTAACCAACAATGCTTCGCACTTGTCACATAACGTCAACTGCGAGAAGTCAGAAGTGATAGGCTGATAGCGAGACAAGAGGGAGGCAAGGCAGGGTGAGAGTGAGATCTCTGAGATGGACATCAGCGAGGTGATGGTCGTAACGGCGGAGTGGGCGGTCACCATGGTGGCCATGGCTGTGGGTCTCCTGGTGGTGGCCTACTTGTACGAGCCGTACCGGAAGGTTTGGCGCGTGCCGGGTCCCGTGCCTCTGCCGCTCATCGGCCACCTCCACCTGCTCGCCATGCACGGGCCGGATGTGTTCTCCGTGCTCGCTAGGAAGCACGGTCCTGTCTTCAGGTGACTGCCTCCTCTGCTCGCAGATTCAATTCTTCTAATTTGTCTTGCGTGGAGAGCATAGCTTAGGATAGCAGTACCAACCAGTTAACTGGAATTCAATTTGGAATACACTACACTCATGACGCATAAAAACTTATAATGTAGATACAAATAGGTGTAACAACTTGTAAAGTACTCTGCAGGTGGTGAAAAACTTAACTAATTATCTAATCCGTGTGAACCTAGGTCAAAACAACCCACCCAGTGCGAACCTAGATTAAAACAACCCACCCAAACAAATTAATCCTATGTAGCATTAACAACAATGACACATTGATTTGCATGTTTGGGAGCGTGCATAGACACCTTCATTGCAGCTAATTGAAAAGAAGATGCACAACCTCGACTAAACATAACAACAATTAAAGGCACAGCAACGGTGTGGAAAAGGGTGCTGCAGTACTTAGAAAGCATAAATCTCCCAAGAAAAAATGGAACTAGAAGTGCAAAATTTCATTTTTCAAGATGAGGATCAAGACAATTTCTTTCATACCCCTAGAAAGTTATGCTAGTTCGTTCCATTTTAGGACccaaacaatttttttcatgCCTTGGTGTATGTAAGAGAATATTGATAATTTTCGCTTATCGAAAATGTtataaatatcaaaatataattttctctaGATGTAACTGCAAAATTTTCCAAGTATTTTCATGTCGGTAGCTGCAACTGAAGAGATGCACAAAGTATAAACTGCAAAATTCAAGACCTCCAAAAAACCTATTCAACACAACGATTCCTAAATGTGTGCTTTCGGCCAATTAACACACTTTAGCTCTTCAGCGATCGTTTTGATGCTGCATGAGGGTTTTCTGCAAAATAATGATTCCATGCATGCCAACATGTAATTGTTGTCAGCTTTATGTAGCATCAATTTGCTTCCATGGACTATTTTGGTCTAGGTTCGGAGGATTAAACGATTTTTTCACCAGAACAATACTTTACAAGTTATTGCACCTATTTGTACCCACCAACAAGTTCATACACTGAGAGCGCAATTATTCAATTTGCTTGCAGATTTCACATGGGAAGACAACCATTGATCATTGTGGCGGATGCGGAGCTGTGCAAGGAAGTGGGCATCAAGAAATTCAAGAGCATTCCAAATCGAAGCATGCCCTCCCCCATTGCCAATTCTCCTATCCATAAGAAAGGGTTGTTCTTCACAAGGTAGGATCGAGAGTGGATTCTAAACTCTGAAGGGGACATCCcatcgttgtttgcatgtcattcaaatggttatgaaaaaataaaaaaaaattaagaagatagATTAATCAGAAAACCTAAACAACGGTATCCCATTGGAACGGGATACCCTTCGATGAGACAGTACATATACCTGATACCTATTGTGATACCAGCTGCATGCTACCCGATAGTTGTGATACCTGTTACCCGGTACCTGTGATATCTAGGACCTGATACCTGTGATACTCGTGCaagagaatagttaatatgtctaTCCCATTATAATGGGATCCCGTTTTGTAGCAGCCCTCTAGATTAATATGAGATAGATCGTTCCACAAACATGccaattaaaatttaatatctaCAAGTTGCACTAGAAAAAAGCAAATTAAACTGCATAGTTAACGTATATttgcaattaaatttgtttttttgtttgtgtcttataaaagttaaatttgattttgcatgtttgtgaagtgatttatcacatattaatctactCGTTCAGTATTATGCTACTCGTGTCAAAAAATTTTGATTCGGGATAAAATTAAAGGTAACAACATCATGGCTGCTGCACCGCAGGGGGCCGAGGTGGACGTCGATGAGAAATATGATCATCTCCATCTACCAGCCGTCGCACCTGGCCAGCCTAATCCCCACCATGGAGTCGTGCATTCAGCGTGCGACCAAGAACCTCGACGGCCAGAAGGAGATCACCTTCTCCGGTCTCTCTCTCAGCCTCGCCACCGACGTCATCGGCCAGGCGGCGTTCGGCACGGACTTCGGCCTGTCAAAGGTGCCAGTCACACCTGACGACAGCAACATAGACAAGATAGCCGCTGATACCAGCGTGGAGGCTAAGGCATCATCGGAGTTCATCAAGATGCACATGCACGCGACCACATCGCTCAAGATGGACCTGTCCGGGTCGCTCTCCATACTCGTCGGTATGCTCCTACCGTTCCTCCAAGAGCCGTTCCGGCAAGTGCTCAAGAGGATTCCTGGCATGGGGGACTACAAAATCGACCGGGTCAACCGCGCGCTCAGGACACAGATGGACAGAATCGTTGCCGAGCGGGGCGGCGCAATGGAGCACGACCTTGCGGCGTCGCATCAGCGCAAGGACTTCCTGTCCGTCGTGCTCACAGCGAGGGAGTCTAACAAGTCATCGAGGGAGCTGCTCACGCCGGACTACATCAGCGCGCTGACTTATGAGCACCTCCTCGCCGGGTCGACCACGACGGCGTTCACCCTCTCCACGGTGCTCTACCTCGTCGCCAAGCAcccggaggtggaggagaagttGCTCAGGGAGATTGACGGGTTCGGCCCCCGCGACCGCGTGCCGATGGCCGATGATCTGCAGACAAAGTTCCCGTACCTTGACCAGGTATGCGTttcgtttttttattattttttttggaattactAGAAAAATTACTGTGTGTTGCAGTGGTTAAAATGTTTTTCAGTCATACAACTCCTATTAGCAGATGGGcaataaattaaaacattaagatcactatacattataattaaaatGGTTAATAAAaaattctttctttgttttgggCTAAAAGCGCATTTattccttcctttttccaccCTCGCCTAGTCCGCTACCTCTCTCATCTCGGCATCTCTTTGCCCAACCCACAAGTGGAGCCACAACCAATTACCATCCCGTGTCTATATGACGGAGCCGATCCTCCCCATCAAATACGCTTCCCCTTCAAGTCTagtcgaatctttctcgatcttctctttcccttttttttcaaaatcagaGTAATTCCGTAAATTTCGGGATAAAAACAACTGACGATGAAGCTCGTCAACTAGCAACGAATTAAAGCCGAATTGAAAAGGGAAATCATGATAAAATTGATGAGTGAGGAGTAGAGAAttgatttttgcaatcaatagGGGAGATAAATCGATGTGGTGGTGACGCTAGGGTTTggctcggcagcggcgggagaCATGCGCGTGCAACGCCACTGAGATTAAATCAGCAAAATTGAAATGGGAAATCATGAGAAAAATAATGAGTGAGGAATGGGGaaccaatttttttaatcaattgaAGGAGAAAATAAACGGGGAGATAAATCGAAGTGATGGCGGAGCTAGGATTTggtcggcggcagcgggaaCCACGCTGTGCACGCAACATGATAAGATCGAAAAAAGAATGCGACCGGAAAACCGGACAAAAACTGAAGGAGCGGAAAAATCGGACTGAGAAAAACCAGAAGCGGAAAAAAACCGGAGTGGAAAAAATCGGATGAAGAAAAAATCAGAAACTTTATAAATACACCAAAAgccttataaattttttatatattaggtgtgtatatatttattaGCACCAGATAGTGCGATGATTCATTGAATAGAGTAGGAAAAATTATGAGACTATTGTCatggaaagaaaaaatatcGCCAGCACCACCATGCACCGACAACGCCTCCTCTCCTGGCTCCACCTCCTAGCACTCGTCGCGGATCTGGCCCATGCTCGCAGGtcccctccttccccgcctccacctcctcccatGTGCCGGCCTCGACGCCAGCGTTGCTCCAGTTGGCCTCCACCTTGGGTCCGCTCGCACCGGATCTAGGGGTGGCCGCCGCAGAGAGTCCCATCGCCGCCATCCTCGCGAGCCAACGGCTTTGCCGACCACTCGCTCAGGCGACAGCGAGGCGGAGGGAGAAGTGAagaggggcggcagcggcggcagctagGTTTCCGCCGTCCGAGTCACCCACGCGGGAGGCGACGCAGAGGCATTTTTGTCCCAATTCCACATTTTAatctccctatatatatatatatatatatatatatatatatatatatatatatatatggcaacatatcctatgcacacaggccctcacgtgtacacacgtgcacaccaactaaaaaatgtcaccaaaaaatctagaaaaaatcatacacatactttcaattgtattacacctagggttaaaatcttaacgtcaaattcattatattttagccgtaacaaaaaaaacaaaaaatctgacagttttaaggttgcaattttgtcagaattttatcttttttgttattctctatgtagaatgaatttgaagatgcgactttgcacgtagatgtaatactattgaaagtacatgtatgaattttcctagaattttttgtgataatttttagttggtgtacacggtgtgtacacgcgagggcctgtgtgcataggatacgctccctatatatatataggaaaattatatactactaccgggagtagttACTCCCGTCTCATCCACCATGCGGTTTGTTCCAAGATCTGTGCAGTTTGGTGCTAATGTGGAGTCCTTATTAACGGGTTAATGACTAATCAGATTTGAAATCCAATCCATTAAGGAAGCCGGCTGCTCTTTTCACGGTATACAAATTGTTTTGTATGCATGTCAATTCAACCAGCTAATAAAAATGAGTAGATGAGGTTTTTAGGTAGATATATTCTGCCTTAGCTTTATTGCATCTATATTCTGTCCTATAGCGGGGATAGATTAAAaggttcattattttttttaaaaaaaaatgagcaaCTGTGATTTGAAGGTCTGTTTTCTGCATgcattcaaatccaagtttctGTCATACGATGATGTATATACTATTGGGTACACATACACATTGGACGAATAGAAACTACTCTGCCATATTCTTGCCAGGCTTCATATTAGGTGATGAGATTTAGTTATAGGGGCAGAAGATATTCTGCACCTTTTTTTATGACCTGATCGAATGGCAACGGCAGAGCACAAGCCACcgctttttttgtttgttttgttccgATTTTCTGCTGCCTTCCTAACTGATATTCTGCTCCTTTTCCGGTTTACCTACTGTCTACCTTTTCTACTTTCTGCtcatttttcaaaactttttgaGGAGCAGAACATATCGATGATGAGATTCAATTATACGAGCAGAAGTTGAGCTGGGGAGCTAGAGACCAGAAAATGAATTGCCCTTGTTTCTGGCTTTCTGCTGGGGCCTAGGTCTAACAGTAGATCGAATCGTTTGAGAAAGAGCAGAAGCTTGCTAATTTGATGGTTTGTTTTCTGCACACATTCCAGACTTGAGCTTCTGTCCTACGGTGATGCATAGTATATATGGTACGCATACACTGACGATCAGAAACTGCTCTAGCTATATTGTTGCTAGTCAGCTTCATATTACACGATGGGATTCAGTTacagcagcaggagcagaagGTGGTTCTTTGAAATTAATCTTCTGCTCCATTTCCAACCGATGTTCTGCTCCTTTCACAGCTCACAGACTCTATTCTATTATCCTATCCGTTGATTTTGGAACGGAAGATTAATTAGCTTTCTGTTACACGAACTTGCATACTTCTTTTATGTGGATGCGATTAAATTCTGAGCGGAAGATTTTCTTCCATTAGCTTTCAAATAGCAGAATATGTACTTCTATTAGCCTATGTGCTGCTGTAAAAAACTGGGTATAGAGAAAATTTAGGTGGTTGTTCTACCAACATTTTTTTAACGGAGATGATGTTCTGCCAATTTCTTTAGCTGACGTTCTGCCAGTTTTTTAAATTGACCGGCTAACATATATTTTATGCCGGCCAGAAGCAGAAGATTTTCTTGTGGAGATGCAATTTTTTCCTGGGAATTTCTTTCAATTGATGTTctctgctatttttttttgaggtaCATTACAAATTTTCTGATCATTTCACTACTGGCTACATGTTCTCCTTGGACACATGTTCGCAACCATTACTGTTGCGCCGGCCACCGGGGTGTTTCGCTGCTTCTAAAATTCATGTTGCAAGCTGCGCGAATATCACGAAGTGAACACCAAGCGCATCTCTTCCTAGGATTTCTCGTTGGAAGTGGATGACATCCATCCAAATGAATGTCATATTTCTGGAGAGAGTGATTCATCTCTTCACTCCGGGCAACAGTATCCATGCAACGCACAAAACCATCCCTGACCAAAGAACGCGACAAACAATCAGAaccaaagaaagaaacaagagaaaaattTTCAACGGAGCATAAACAAAAATTAATCTCTGATGTGTACCAATCTGCGGTAGGCTTCTGCTGCATGACACCATTAGCTGAAGCGGTTCCGTCTTCTGCCTCCGACGGATTGTGTTGCTTGCTAGAACTCACCGGCAACGATGGGCCTACAGCCACCACCCGCTTCTGCTGCTCGAC
Proteins encoded in this window:
- the LOC127781611 gene encoding cytochrome P450 711A1-like; amino-acid sequence: MDISEVMVVTAEWAVTMVAMAVGLLVVAYLYEPYRKVWRVPGPVPLPLIGHLHLLAMHGPDVFSVLARKHGPVFRFHMGRQPLIIVADAELCKEVGIKKFKSIPNRSMPSPIANSPIHKKGLFFTRGPRWTSMRNMIISIYQPSHLASLIPTMESCIQRATKNLDGQKEITFSGLSLSLATDVIGQAAFGTDFGLSKVPVTPDDSNIDKIAADTSVEAKASSEFIKMHMHATTSLKMDLSGSLSILVGMLLPFLQEPFRQVLKRIPGMGDYKIDRVNRALRTQMDRIVAERGGAMEHDLAASHQRKDFLSVVLTARESNKSSRELLTPDYISALTYEHLLAGSTTTAFTLSTVLYLVAKHPEVEEKLLREIDGFGPRDRVPMADDLQTKFPYLDQVVKESMRFYMVSPLVARETHEQVEIGGYALPKGTWVWLAPGVLAKDPKNFPEPEVFRPERFDPNGEEERRRHPYAFIPFGIGPRVCIGQKFSIQEIKLSVIHLYRHYVFRHSPSMESPLEFQFAIICDFKYGVKLQVIKRHNA